The proteins below come from a single Acidovorax sp. NCPPB 4044 genomic window:
- a CDS encoding response regulator: MRLKVLVVDDDTDVSYPIVTRLEWSGMETQCVASGQAALGVLERWHPDVALLDLGMPGMDGYALARHMAGAHPGVALIAVSGWGQPEDVARCRNAGFRAHFVKPVDLDAVSEAVRQAAQRR, translated from the coding sequence GTGCGCCTGAAGGTGCTGGTGGTGGACGACGACACCGACGTGTCCTACCCCATCGTGACCAGGCTCGAATGGAGCGGCATGGAAACGCAATGCGTGGCCAGCGGGCAGGCGGCGCTCGGCGTGCTGGAGCGCTGGCATCCCGACGTGGCGCTGCTGGACCTGGGCATGCCCGGCATGGACGGCTATGCGCTCGCGCGGCACATGGCCGGCGCGCACCCGGGCGTGGCGCTGATCGCGGTCAGCGGCTGGGGCCAGCCCGAAGACGTGGCCCGCTGCCGCAACGCGGGCTTCCGGGCCCACTTCGTCAAACCGGTGGACCTGGACGCGGTGAGCGAAGCCGTGCGGCAGGCGGCGCAGCGGCGCTGA
- a CDS encoding tartrate dehydrogenase, translating to METTFRIAVLPGDGIGKEVMPEGLRAIQAAADRFGFSLELHTFEWASCDYYQAHGQMMPADWKEQLKGMDALFFGAVGWPATVPDHVSLWGSLLKFRREFDQYINLRPVRLFEGVPCPLAGRKPGDIDYVVVRENTEGEYTSLGGIMYEGTDREIVIQESVYSRKGAERLLKFAFDLAQSRPKKHVTLATKSNGIAISMPWWDQRAEDVAKGYPEITLDKQHIDILTARFVLQPGRFDVVAATNLFGDILSDLGPATTGTIGLAPSANLNPERTFPSLFEPVHGSAPDIYGRNIANPIAMVWSGALMLDFLTQGQGAGRQAHDAIVAAIEEVIRSGPRTPDLGGTANTTQVGEAIAAAIARA from the coding sequence ATGGAAACCACGTTCCGCATCGCCGTGCTGCCGGGAGACGGCATCGGCAAGGAAGTCATGCCCGAGGGCCTGCGGGCCATCCAGGCGGCGGCCGATCGCTTCGGCTTCTCGCTGGAACTGCACACCTTCGAGTGGGCAAGCTGCGACTACTACCAGGCCCACGGCCAGATGATGCCGGCCGACTGGAAGGAGCAGCTCAAGGGCATGGACGCGCTCTTCTTCGGCGCCGTCGGCTGGCCGGCCACCGTGCCCGACCACGTCTCGCTCTGGGGCTCGCTGCTGAAGTTCCGCCGCGAGTTCGACCAGTACATCAACCTGCGCCCCGTGCGCCTGTTCGAGGGCGTGCCCTGCCCGCTGGCGGGCCGCAAGCCCGGCGACATCGACTACGTCGTGGTGCGCGAGAACACCGAGGGCGAATACACCTCGCTGGGCGGCATCATGTACGAGGGCACGGACCGCGAGATCGTGATCCAGGAATCGGTCTACTCGCGCAAGGGCGCCGAGCGGCTGCTGAAGTTCGCGTTCGACCTGGCGCAGAGCCGCCCGAAGAAGCACGTGACGCTGGCCACCAAGAGCAACGGCATCGCGATCAGCATGCCGTGGTGGGACCAGCGCGCCGAGGACGTGGCCAAAGGCTACCCGGAGATCACGCTGGACAAGCAGCACATCGACATCCTGACGGCGCGCTTCGTGCTGCAGCCCGGGCGCTTCGACGTGGTGGCGGCGACCAACCTGTTCGGCGACATCCTCAGTGACCTGGGCCCGGCGACCACGGGCACCATCGGGCTGGCGCCCTCGGCGAACCTGAACCCGGAGCGCACCTTCCCCAGCCTGTTCGAGCCGGTGCACGGCTCGGCGCCGGACATCTACGGCAGGAACATCGCCAACCCGATCGCGATGGTGTGGTCGGGGGCGCTGATGCTGGACTTCCTCACGCAGGGCCAGGGCGCCGGGCGGCAGGCGCACGACGCGATCGTAGCGGCCATCGAGGAAGTGATCCGCAGCGGCCCGCGCACGCCGGACCTGGGCGGCACGGCGAACACCACGCAGGTGGGCGAGGCGATCGCCGCGGCCATTGCGCGCGCCTGA
- a CDS encoding LysR family transcriptional regulator yields the protein MNLRFVEAFHWAVSLKSITRAAEKLHITQSALSSRIAALEEELGVILLDRRERQFRLTAAGQRFQLLAVQLLALQRRVKEELGSSPNAPAALRIGAIESVVHSWLTGWLKEVRKGRPDFELELTVETSPVLVDQVRRGAQDLVFTALPVADTSVRSRLMPPMEMVFVGHRTLHTERRYDLARLAQHDLITFQRGSQPHQTLLQLYQDAALPVPRMHAVSSISAMLQLVEGEFGIALLPRAVTQRLSTRMPLRILRTDCAITPLPIHASYREDPGSTVAETVLESAQAYVARTTAVRRRRTAA from the coding sequence ATGAACCTGCGTTTCGTCGAGGCCTTCCACTGGGCCGTCTCGCTCAAGAGCATCACGCGCGCGGCCGAGAAGCTGCACATCACGCAGTCGGCGCTCTCCAGCCGCATCGCCGCGCTGGAGGAAGAACTCGGCGTGATCCTGCTGGACCGGCGCGAACGCCAGTTCCGGCTCACGGCCGCGGGGCAGCGCTTCCAGCTGCTGGCGGTGCAATTGCTCGCACTGCAGCGGCGCGTCAAGGAAGAGCTGGGCAGCAGCCCGAACGCGCCCGCGGCGCTGCGCATCGGGGCCATCGAATCGGTGGTGCACAGCTGGCTCACAGGCTGGCTGAAAGAGGTGCGCAAGGGCCGCCCCGACTTCGAGTTGGAACTCACCGTGGAAACCTCGCCCGTGCTTGTGGACCAGGTGCGCCGCGGCGCGCAGGACCTCGTCTTCACGGCGCTGCCCGTGGCCGACACCAGCGTGCGCAGCCGGCTCATGCCGCCGATGGAGATGGTCTTCGTGGGCCACCGCACGCTGCACACCGAGCGACGCTACGACCTGGCGCGGCTCGCGCAGCACGACCTGATCACTTTCCAGCGCGGCTCCCAGCCGCACCAGACGCTGCTGCAGCTCTACCAGGATGCGGCGCTGCCCGTGCCGCGCATGCATGCCGTGTCGTCGATCTCGGCCATGCTGCAGCTGGTGGAGGGCGAGTTCGGCATCGCGCTGCTGCCGCGCGCGGTCACGCAGCGGCTGTCCACGCGCATGCCCCTGCGCATCCTGCGCACCGATTGCGCCATCACGCCGCTGCCCATCCACGCCAGCTACCGCGAAGACCCCGGCTCCACCGTCGCCGAAACGGTGCTCGAATCCGCGCAGGCCTACGTGGCGCGCACCACGGCGGTTCGCCGGCGGCGCACGGCCGCCTGA
- a CDS encoding NAD-dependent succinate-semialdehyde dehydrogenase, with product MTAPTPSTTPASPLAAAAQPLVRSQHHIAGRWQDAASGATFAVTDPATGGVIAHVPDGGAADARAATDAAHAAFAAWRAVPAKQRAALIKRWNDLVMARQDALGALISWEQGKPLAEGRGEVAYAASYIEWFGEEATRMNGEVIPAPVPGRRMFALKEPVGVVAAITPWNFPAAMIARKIAPALAAGCTVVCKPAEDTPLTSLALVALAGEAGIPAGVLNIVTASREHTPGVVDAWLDDPRVRKITFTGSTPVGKHLARRSADTLKKLSLELGGNAPFIVFEDADVNAAVEGFMAAKFRNGGQTCVCPNRVFVHDAVHEEFARKLTARVAALAVGPAGDAASQIGPMINARAVEKIERHVEDAVARGARVLTGGRRLTELGAHYYAPTVLENADATMACACEETFGPVAPLTRFGSEAEVIAAANDTPFGLAAYFYSRDVRRIWRVAGLLETGIVGINEGALAAEAAPFGGVKESGYGREGSTHGLDDYLHTKYLCQGGLD from the coding sequence ATGACCGCACCTACCCCTTCCACCACCCCCGCCTCCCCCCTGGCCGCCGCCGCCCAGCCCCTGGTGCGCTCGCAGCACCACATCGCCGGCCGCTGGCAGGACGCCGCCAGCGGCGCCACCTTCGCCGTCACCGACCCGGCCACCGGCGGCGTGATCGCCCACGTGCCCGATGGCGGCGCGGCCGATGCGCGCGCCGCCACCGACGCCGCCCACGCGGCCTTCGCCGCCTGGCGCGCGGTGCCCGCCAAGCAGCGCGCCGCACTCATCAAGCGCTGGAACGACCTCGTCATGGCCCGCCAGGACGCGCTGGGCGCCCTGATCTCCTGGGAGCAGGGCAAGCCGCTCGCCGAGGGCCGCGGCGAGGTGGCGTATGCCGCCAGCTACATCGAGTGGTTCGGCGAAGAGGCCACGCGCATGAACGGCGAGGTCATCCCCGCGCCCGTGCCGGGCCGGCGCATGTTCGCCCTGAAGGAGCCCGTGGGCGTGGTGGCCGCCATCACGCCGTGGAACTTTCCCGCCGCGATGATCGCGCGCAAGATCGCCCCGGCGCTGGCCGCCGGCTGCACGGTGGTCTGCAAGCCCGCGGAGGACACGCCGCTCACCTCGCTGGCGCTGGTGGCGCTGGCCGGGGAAGCGGGCATCCCCGCAGGCGTGCTCAACATCGTCACCGCCTCGCGCGAGCACACGCCCGGGGTGGTCGATGCGTGGCTGGACGATCCGCGCGTGCGCAAGATCACCTTCACGGGCTCCACGCCCGTGGGCAAGCACCTGGCGCGGCGCAGCGCCGACACGCTCAAGAAGCTCTCGCTGGAGCTGGGCGGCAACGCGCCCTTCATCGTCTTCGAGGACGCCGACGTGAACGCGGCCGTGGAAGGCTTCATGGCCGCCAAGTTCAGGAACGGCGGGCAGACCTGCGTGTGCCCCAACCGGGTGTTCGTGCACGATGCCGTGCACGAGGAATTCGCGCGCAAGCTCACCGCCCGCGTGGCGGCGCTGGCGGTGGGCCCGGCGGGCGATGCCGCCTCGCAGATCGGGCCGATGATCAACGCGCGGGCGGTGGAGAAGATCGAGCGGCACGTGGAGGACGCGGTGGCGCGGGGCGCCCGGGTGCTCACGGGCGGCCGGCGCCTCACCGAGCTGGGCGCGCACTACTACGCGCCCACGGTGCTGGAGAACGCGGACGCCACCATGGCCTGCGCGTGCGAGGAGACGTTCGGGCCGGTGGCGCCGCTCACGCGCTTCGGCAGCGAGGCGGAGGTGATCGCGGCGGCCAACGACACGCCCTTCGGGCTGGCGGCGTACTTCTACAGCCGGGACGTGCGGCGGATCTGGCGCGTGGCGGGGCTGCTGGAGACGGGCATCGTGGGCATCAACGAAGGGGCGCTGGCGGCCGAGGCCGCGCCCTTCGGCGGGGTGAAGGAGTCGGGCTACGGCCGCGAGGGCTCCACCCACGGGCTCGACGACTACCTGCACACCAAGTACCTCTGCCAGGGCGGGCTCGACTGA
- a CDS encoding MFS transporter: MWLKHTSPTERRTLAATFAGYGVDGFDYMIYTFLIPTLLLAWNMTKAEAGYIATGALLTSAVGGWAAGVLADRYGRVRVLQWTVLWFTFFTFLSGFTESFGQLFFTRAMQGFGFGGEWAVGSVLIAETISARHRGKAAGLVQSSWAVGWAASALAFWGMYSILPPELAWKVLFWIGILPALLIIYIRRNIAEPPVYLAAQARARATGSRGNFLRIFHPSLLRTTVLASLLATGMQGAYYSVTTWLPTFLKTERHLSVLGTSGYLLVLIAGSFVGYLASAWLSDVIGRRRCFILFAAMGMALVLAYTQIPITDAWMLVLGFPLGFFLSGIFSGMGAFLSELFPSDVRGSGQGFCYNFGRAIGAICPALIGVLGNTMPLGQTIGWITAVCYGLVIIAALALPETLGRELSADLSTS; the protein is encoded by the coding sequence ATGTGGCTCAAGCACACCTCCCCGACCGAGCGGCGCACGCTCGCCGCCACCTTCGCCGGCTACGGCGTCGATGGCTTCGACTACATGATCTACACCTTCCTCATCCCCACGCTGCTGCTGGCGTGGAACATGACGAAGGCCGAGGCCGGCTACATCGCCACCGGCGCGCTGCTCACCTCGGCCGTCGGCGGCTGGGCCGCGGGCGTGCTGGCCGACCGCTACGGTCGCGTCCGCGTGCTGCAGTGGACGGTGCTGTGGTTCACCTTCTTCACGTTCCTGAGCGGCTTCACCGAATCCTTCGGACAGCTGTTCTTCACGCGCGCCATGCAGGGCTTCGGCTTCGGCGGCGAATGGGCCGTGGGCTCGGTGCTGATCGCCGAGACCATCTCCGCGCGCCACCGCGGCAAGGCCGCAGGCCTGGTGCAGAGCAGCTGGGCCGTGGGCTGGGCGGCGTCGGCCCTGGCGTTCTGGGGCATGTATTCGATCCTTCCGCCGGAACTGGCGTGGAAGGTGCTGTTCTGGATCGGCATCCTGCCCGCGCTGCTCATCATCTACATCCGCCGCAACATCGCGGAGCCGCCCGTGTACCTGGCCGCCCAGGCCCGCGCCCGCGCCACGGGCAGCCGCGGCAATTTCCTGCGCATCTTCCACCCCTCGCTGCTGCGCACCACGGTGCTCGCGAGCCTGCTGGCCACCGGCATGCAGGGCGCCTACTACTCGGTGACCACCTGGCTGCCCACCTTCCTCAAGACCGAGCGGCATCTGTCGGTGCTGGGCACCAGCGGCTACCTGCTGGTGCTGATCGCCGGCTCGTTCGTGGGCTACCTGGCGAGTGCCTGGCTGTCGGACGTGATCGGCCGTCGCCGCTGCTTCATCCTGTTCGCGGCCATGGGCATGGCGCTGGTGCTGGCGTACACGCAGATCCCCATCACCGATGCGTGGATGCTGGTGCTCGGCTTCCCGCTGGGCTTCTTCCTGTCGGGCATCTTCTCGGGCATGGGTGCGTTCCTCTCCGAGCTGTTCCCGAGCGACGTGCGCGGCTCCGGACAGGGCTTTTGCTACAACTTCGGCCGCGCGATCGGCGCCATCTGCCCCGCACTCATCGGCGTGCTCGGCAATACGATGCCGCTGGGCCAGACCATCGGCTGGATCACGGCCGTGTGCTACGGCCTCGTCATCATCGCTGCGCTCGCGCTGCCGGAAACACTCGGCCGTGAGCTGAGTGCAGACCTTTCCACCTCCTGA
- a CDS encoding ABC transporter ATP-binding protein, which produces MGASVTVQDLLVTAGGQTLVDRVGFTIAPGEVLALIGESGSGKTTTALALMGHARHGCEISGGSVRIGDVDVLGLPPAGQRALRGRTVAYIAQSAAASFNPSRTLMDQVIEPARIHGTLPRAQAEEKAVQLFRELALPEPDTIGSRYPHQVSGGQLQRIMAAMALITDPELVILDEPTTALDVTTQIEVLRAFRRVVRERRATAVYVSHDLAVVAQMADHILVLRGGQMQEINSTPRILEAPEHPYTRSLLAAARPVPREGGAGDEGSVLLDVRHLSAGYGPKDAQGRPAALILEDVSLTVRRGQAIGVIGESGSGKTTLARAIAGLIPAHAGTVVFGGRELAPTLDRREREELRRIQIVFQMADTALNPAHTIGRILARPLQFYKGLRGPALQRRIRELLDLVKLPHSVEDRLPGGLSGGQKQRVNLARALAADPDLILCDEVTSALDTVVGAAVLDLMAELRRELGVSYLFISHDLHTVRDVCDEIVVMQHGRKLAQVARADFDRGPHHPYYELLARSVPELRQGWLEEQDAPAPARARAA; this is translated from the coding sequence ATGGGAGCATCCGTCACCGTCCAGGACCTGCTCGTCACCGCGGGGGGCCAGACCCTCGTGGACCGCGTGGGCTTCACGATCGCGCCCGGCGAAGTGCTGGCGCTCATCGGCGAATCCGGCTCCGGCAAGACCACCACCGCGCTCGCGCTCATGGGCCATGCGCGCCACGGCTGCGAGATCTCGGGCGGCAGCGTGCGCATCGGCGACGTGGACGTGCTGGGCCTGCCGCCGGCCGGCCAGCGTGCGCTGCGTGGGCGCACCGTGGCCTACATCGCGCAGAGCGCGGCCGCCTCGTTCAACCCGTCGCGCACGCTGATGGACCAGGTGATCGAGCCCGCGCGCATCCACGGCACGCTGCCGCGCGCCCAGGCCGAAGAGAAGGCCGTGCAGCTCTTCCGCGAACTGGCGCTGCCCGAGCCCGACACCATCGGCAGCCGCTACCCGCACCAGGTCTCCGGCGGGCAACTGCAGCGCATCATGGCCGCCATGGCGCTCATCACCGACCCGGAACTGGTGATCCTCGACGAGCCCACCACCGCGCTGGACGTGACCACGCAGATCGAGGTGCTGCGCGCCTTCCGCCGCGTGGTGCGCGAGCGCCGCGCCACCGCCGTCTACGTGAGCCACGACCTCGCCGTGGTGGCGCAGATGGCCGACCACATCCTGGTGCTGCGGGGCGGGCAGATGCAGGAGATCAATTCCACGCCGCGCATCCTCGAAGCGCCCGAGCACCCGTACACGCGCAGCCTGCTGGCCGCGGCCAGGCCCGTGCCGCGCGAGGGCGGGGCAGGGGACGAGGGCAGCGTGCTGCTCGACGTGCGCCACCTCTCGGCCGGCTATGGCCCCAAGGACGCGCAGGGCCGTCCCGCCGCCCTGATCCTGGAGGACGTGAGCCTCACCGTGCGGCGCGGGCAGGCGATCGGCGTGATCGGCGAATCGGGCTCGGGCAAGACCACGCTCGCGCGCGCCATCGCGGGGCTCATCCCCGCGCATGCCGGCACCGTGGTGTTCGGCGGGCGAGAGCTGGCGCCCACGCTGGACCGGCGCGAGCGCGAGGAGCTGCGGCGCATCCAGATCGTGTTCCAGATGGCCGACACGGCGCTCAACCCGGCGCACACCATCGGGCGCATCCTGGCGCGGCCGCTGCAGTTCTACAAGGGGCTGCGCGGGCCGGCGCTGCAGCGGCGCATCCGCGAGCTGCTCGACCTCGTTAAGCTGCCGCACAGCGTGGAGGACCGCCTGCCCGGCGGCCTCTCGGGCGGGCAGAAGCAGCGCGTGAACCTGGCCCGCGCGCTCGCGGCCGACCCGGACCTGATCCTCTGCGACGAGGTCACCTCGGCGCTCGACACCGTGGTGGGCGCGGCCGTGCTCGACCTCATGGCCGAGCTGCGGCGCGAGCTGGGCGTGTCGTACCTGTTCATCAGCCACGACCTGCACACCGTGCGCGACGTGTGCGACGAGATCGTCGTCATGCAGCACGGCCGCAAGCTCGCGCAGGTGGCCCGCGCCGATTTCGACCGCGGGCCGCACCACCCGTACTACGAACTGCTCGCGCGCTCGGTGCCAGAGCTGCGCCAGGGCTGGCTGGAGGAGCAGGACGCGCCGGCCCCTGCCAGGGCACGGGCCGCCTGA
- a CDS encoding methyl-accepting chemotaxis protein — MKKLTLRQKLWLPLILALLGLLALTFVNAWQARTLQYEARQSALADITDMALSVLADYEKQAQAGKMGQEEARRAAMERVAAQRYGKDGYVTLINADSVIVMHPIKPELNGKNMLSFKDAKGTPLYVNIAATGSSAQGRGFLEYWWPRPGSDAPSPKLGYAVRFKPWNWDLVAGDYVDDIEQTFRNTLYRAVGLLALLGLAISVFTGFVVRDIERSVGGEPTAAAQAALRMAEGDLQAAIALRPGDDRSLMHAIGFMRDRLGSILQRIQQATGTIDHAAAEISQGNADLSRRTEQQASSLQQTASSMEELTATVRQNADNARQAAQYVSTTAQTAEQGGKAVHQVVESMRSINASSRKISEIIGVIDGIAFQTNILALNAAVEAARAGEQGRGFAVVAGEVRNLAQRSASAAREIKALISESVNEVQNGSDLVEKAGRTMGEVVESVQRISGLMEGIASANAEQTAGIEEVNRAVTQMDEMTQQNAAMVEQASAATAAMASQVSVLRDALSVFRLHGEEADALPAAAAHRPMPPTRMAQLTR; from the coding sequence ATGAAAAAACTGACCCTCCGCCAGAAACTCTGGCTTCCGCTGATCCTCGCGCTGCTCGGTCTGCTCGCGCTCACCTTCGTCAACGCGTGGCAGGCCCGCACGCTGCAATACGAAGCCCGCCAGTCCGCGCTGGCCGACATCACCGACATGGCCCTCTCGGTGCTGGCCGACTACGAGAAGCAGGCGCAGGCCGGCAAGATGGGCCAGGAAGAGGCTCGCCGTGCCGCGATGGAGCGCGTGGCCGCGCAGCGCTACGGCAAGGACGGCTACGTCACGCTCATCAACGCCGATTCGGTGATCGTCATGCACCCGATCAAGCCCGAGCTCAACGGCAAGAACATGCTCTCGTTCAAGGACGCCAAGGGCACGCCGCTCTACGTGAACATCGCCGCCACCGGCAGCTCCGCGCAGGGCCGCGGCTTTCTCGAATACTGGTGGCCCCGCCCGGGCAGCGACGCGCCCAGCCCCAAGCTCGGCTATGCCGTGCGCTTCAAGCCCTGGAACTGGGACCTCGTGGCCGGCGACTACGTGGACGACATCGAGCAGACCTTCCGCAACACGCTCTACCGCGCCGTGGGCCTGCTGGCGCTGCTGGGCCTGGCGATCTCGGTGTTCACCGGCTTCGTGGTGCGCGACATCGAGCGCTCGGTGGGCGGCGAACCCACCGCCGCCGCGCAGGCCGCGCTGCGCATGGCCGAGGGCGACCTGCAGGCCGCCATCGCGCTGCGCCCCGGCGACGACCGCAGCCTGATGCATGCCATCGGCTTCATGCGCGACCGCCTGGGCAGCATCCTGCAGCGCATCCAGCAGGCCACGGGCACCATCGACCACGCGGCCGCGGAGATCTCCCAGGGCAATGCCGACCTCTCGCGCCGCACCGAGCAGCAGGCGTCCTCGCTGCAGCAGACGGCCTCCAGCATGGAGGAGCTAACGGCCACCGTGCGCCAGAACGCCGACAACGCGCGCCAGGCCGCGCAGTACGTCTCCACCACCGCGCAGACCGCCGAACAGGGCGGCAAGGCCGTGCACCAGGTGGTGGAGAGCATGCGCTCCATCAACGCCAGCTCGCGCAAGATCAGCGAGATCATCGGCGTGATCGACGGCATCGCCTTCCAGACCAACATCCTGGCGCTGAACGCGGCCGTGGAGGCCGCCCGCGCGGGCGAGCAGGGCCGGGGCTTCGCGGTGGTGGCCGGCGAGGTGCGCAACCTCGCGCAGCGCAGCGCTTCGGCCGCGCGCGAGATCAAGGCGCTCATCAGCGAATCGGTGAACGAAGTGCAGAACGGCTCCGACCTCGTCGAGAAGGCCGGCCGCACCATGGGCGAGGTGGTCGAATCGGTGCAGCGCATCTCGGGCCTCATGGAGGGCATCGCCTCCGCCAACGCGGAGCAGACCGCCGGCATCGAGGAAGTGAACCGCGCCGTCACGCAGATGGACGAGATGACCCAGCAGAACGCGGCCATGGTGGAGCAGGCCAGCGCCGCGACGGCGGCCATGGCCTCGCAGGTGTCGGTGCTGCGCGATGCGCTGTCGGTGTTCCGGCTCCATGGCGAAGAGGCCGACGCCCTGCCCGCCGCGGCGGCCCACCGGCCGATGCCGCCCACGCGCATGGCGCAGCTCACGCGCTGA
- a CDS encoding phosphoethanolamine transferase has protein sequence MFSAASLPLRMPFRASPQRATAPSRAGMHPMAVLALASLWMGTVCNLPLWHEVLRLPGAHTLRGWAFAAAFVVAVSSATAAVLGLLAWGRALKPVLAVAVLAAASGAYFIGAYGIVIDPGMLINVAQTDAHEAADLLNWGLPLAMLAMAGPPLLWLARARVRPLGWRRRALHQGAFVLGALAMAVLCILAVFQDFSSTMRNHTRMRYLINPLNSVYAVGSLAAKPLRHDRGPLQPLGRDAHLGSSYTAQARPPLLVLVLGETGRSGNFGVNGYARNTTPELSARRDIATAADAWSCGTSTAASVPCMFSHLGKQAYEKRAADYESLMDVLQHAGLAVLWVDNQSGCKGVCDRVPTASTSARPTDPQWCADGKECLDDVMLQGLDARIAALPAAQRERGVVVVLHQMGSHGPAYHKRSLASQKPFQPECLTSALQECSREQVVNAYDNSIVSTDHFLNSTIQWLEAHSGSAQTAMVYVADHGESLGENNIYLHGMPYAIAPDVQKHVPWITWLSPAMQQRTGVATACLQQEMRTQRITHDHYFHSVLGLMDVQTGAYRPALDMFSGCRHAAQG, from the coding sequence CACGAGGTGCTGCGGCTGCCCGGCGCGCACACACTGCGCGGCTGGGCCTTCGCAGCCGCCTTCGTGGTGGCGGTGTCGTCCGCCACGGCCGCCGTGCTGGGGCTGCTGGCCTGGGGCCGCGCGCTCAAGCCGGTGCTGGCGGTGGCGGTGCTGGCCGCCGCCTCGGGCGCCTACTTCATCGGTGCCTACGGCATCGTGATCGATCCGGGCATGCTCATCAACGTGGCGCAGACCGATGCCCACGAGGCCGCCGACCTGCTCAACTGGGGGCTGCCGCTCGCGATGCTGGCCATGGCCGGCCCGCCGCTTCTCTGGCTGGCCCGCGCACGCGTGCGGCCGCTGGGCTGGCGCCGGCGCGCGCTGCACCAGGGCGCCTTCGTGCTGGGCGCGCTGGCCATGGCCGTGCTCTGCATCCTCGCGGTGTTCCAGGATTTCTCGTCCACCATGCGCAACCACACGCGCATGCGCTACCTCATCAACCCGCTCAACAGCGTCTATGCCGTGGGCAGCCTGGCGGCCAAGCCGCTGCGCCACGACCGCGGGCCGCTGCAGCCGCTGGGCCGCGACGCGCACCTGGGCTCCAGCTACACCGCGCAGGCGCGCCCGCCGCTGCTGGTGCTGGTGCTGGGCGAGACCGGGCGCAGCGGCAACTTCGGCGTGAACGGCTACGCACGCAACACCACCCCGGAGCTGTCCGCGCGCCGCGACATCGCCACCGCCGCAGACGCCTGGTCGTGCGGCACCAGCACCGCCGCCTCGGTGCCGTGCATGTTCTCGCACCTGGGCAAGCAGGCCTACGAAAAGCGCGCGGCCGACTACGAATCGCTCATGGACGTGCTGCAGCACGCGGGCCTGGCGGTGCTGTGGGTGGACAACCAGTCCGGCTGCAAGGGCGTGTGCGACCGCGTCCCCACGGCCAGCACCTCGGCCAGGCCCACCGACCCGCAATGGTGCGCCGACGGCAAGGAGTGCCTGGACGACGTGATGCTGCAGGGCCTGGATGCCCGCATCGCCGCGCTGCCGGCCGCGCAGCGCGAGCGCGGCGTGGTCGTGGTGCTGCACCAGATGGGCAGCCACGGCCCCGCGTACCACAAGCGCTCGCTGGCCTCGCAGAAGCCCTTCCAGCCCGAATGCCTGACCTCGGCCCTGCAGGAATGCTCGCGCGAGCAGGTGGTGAACGCGTACGACAACAGCATCGTCTCCACCGACCACTTCCTGAACAGCACCATCCAGTGGCTGGAAGCGCACTCGGGCAGCGCGCAGACCGCCATGGTCTACGTGGCCGACCACGGCGAATCGCTGGGCGAGAACAACATCTACCTGCACGGCATGCCCTACGCCATCGCCCCCGACGTGCAGAAGCACGTGCCGTGGATCACCTGGCTCTCGCCTGCCATGCAGCAGCGCACCGGCGTCGCCACCGCCTGCCTGCAGCAGGAGATGCGCACACAGCGCATCACGCACGACCACTATTTCCACTCGGTGCTGGGCCTGATGGACGTGCAGACCGGCGCCTACCGGCCCGCGCTCGACATGTTCTCGGGCTGCCGGCACGCCGCGCAGGGCTGA
- a CDS encoding putative hydro-lyase gives MPFLPTAAPLPGAGTAGLTAQSSGREVRAAARAGRLSGHTSGLAREHVQANLAILPRALAADFQRYCELNPRPCPVLAVSEPGSCAMPALGDGIDLRTDVPRYAVWCDGVLVESPTDLSGWWQDDLVAFAIGCSFSFEHALLAEGIALRHVQEGRNVAMYRTNVQTARYGAFHGPMVVSMRPLSAADAERAAQITARTPRVHGAPVHMGDPARLGIADLSRPDYGDAVAVHPGEVPVFWACGVTPQAAIAAARLPFCITHAPGCMLVTDLLNRDLATA, from the coding sequence ATGCCCTTCCTCCCCACGGCCGCGCCGCTGCCCGGCGCCGGCACGGCCGGCCTCACCGCGCAGTCGAGCGGCCGCGAGGTGCGCGCCGCCGCGCGCGCCGGCCGCCTGAGCGGCCACACCAGCGGCCTGGCACGCGAACACGTCCAGGCCAACCTGGCGATCCTGCCGCGCGCACTGGCCGCCGACTTCCAGCGCTACTGCGAACTCAACCCGCGCCCCTGCCCGGTGCTGGCCGTGAGCGAGCCCGGCTCCTGCGCCATGCCCGCGCTGGGCGACGGCATCGACCTGCGCACCGACGTGCCGCGCTATGCGGTGTGGTGCGACGGCGTGCTGGTGGAATCGCCCACCGACCTCTCGGGGTGGTGGCAGGATGACCTCGTGGCCTTCGCCATCGGCTGCTCGTTCTCGTTCGAGCATGCGCTGCTGGCCGAGGGCATCGCGCTGCGGCATGTGCAGGAGGGCCGCAACGTGGCCATGTACCGCACCAACGTGCAGACAGCGCGCTACGGGGCCTTCCATGGCCCGATGGTGGTCAGCATGCGGCCGCTGTCCGCCGCCGACGCCGAGCGCGCGGCGCAGATCACGGCACGCACGCCCCGGGTCCATGGCGCGCCCGTGCACATGGGCGACCCGGCGCGGCTCGGCATCGCCGATCTCTCGCGCCCCGACTACGGCGACGCGGTGGCCGTCCACCCCGGCGAAGTGCCCGTCTTCTGGGCCTGCGGCGTCACGCCCCAGGCCGCCATCGCCGCGGCGCGCCTGCCCTTCTGCATCACCCACGCACCGGGCTGCATGCTGGTCACCGACCTGCTCAACCGCGATCTGGCCACGGCCTGA